One window of the Pseudomonas knackmussii B13 genome contains the following:
- a CDS encoding DUF2946 domain-containing protein, giving the protein MIDRKRHSHRSGMAIWLAFFAMLMIHLGPLVSQSMPMDHVMPAMAGMDEMACSDEARSGHHESVMPKPAAGFMEKCGYCGLLIHSPVLDAPQLFLPADLPGAAPAPQVVIEHPIPASPVFPGARSRAPPSMTA; this is encoded by the coding sequence GTGATCGACCGCAAACGACATTCCCACCGCTCCGGCATGGCCATCTGGCTGGCGTTCTTCGCCATGCTGATGATCCATCTCGGCCCGCTGGTGTCGCAGTCGATGCCGATGGACCACGTCATGCCGGCCATGGCCGGCATGGACGAGATGGCCTGCTCCGACGAGGCGCGCAGCGGTCACCATGAATCCGTCATGCCCAAGCCGGCGGCGGGCTTCATGGAGAAGTGCGGCTATTGCGGCCTGCTGATCCACAGCCCGGTGCTCGATGCGCCGCAGCTGTTCCTCCCCGCCGACCTGCCCGGCGCTGCGCCGGCACCCCAGGTCGTCATCGAACATCCGATTCCCGCCTCGCCGGTGTTCCCCGGCGCGCGTTCGCGCGCGCCACCGTCCATGACCGCCTGA
- a CDS encoding TonB-dependent copper receptor gives MSNSFLRGRARPAYLRTFCALAALGVVPFASAADSDPHADHSIIELEPAVITAVQQSSPLTIVTNPKEARQPVPASDGTDYLKTIPGFSAIRNGGTNGDPVLRGMFGSRLNLRTNGGLMIGACPFRMDAPSSYIAPETFDKLTVVKGPETVIWGPGASAGTVRFDREPEHFGELGSRLNGSVLAGSNGRFDKVIDGAVGGPQGYLRVVGNQAQADDYKDGNGDTVPSRWDKWNGDVAAGWTPDADTLVELTAGKGNGKARYAGRGMDGSQFKRESLGLRFEKRNISEVFQKLEAQVYYNYADHIMDNFRLRTPDPSSMMPMPMASEVDRRTVGGRVAATLDWSDYQLVTGVDALRSEHRERNSSFDMMSDTFTDTDAFPWTKDAVMHDYGAFAELTWYAAERSRVIGGARLDRADAKDYRQTLGSMSMSMPNPTAGDTRSDTLPSAFARYEHDLADSPTTLYAGLGYVERFPDYWELFSPSNGPSGSVNAFDAIKPEKTTQLDIGAQYDDGKLQAWVSAYAGVVHDFILFDYDTDMMGMSSTQARNINARIMGGELGASYRLDSNWKTDTTLAYAWGKNTTDGRALPQMPPLEARLGLTYERDLWSVGGLWRLVAAQNRVAIGEGNVVGQDFDKTGGFGVFSLNGAYKLSKNFKVSTGIDNLFDKAYAEHLNLAGDAGFGFPGDKAINEPGRTYWTKVDFSF, from the coding sequence ATGTCCAACTCCTTCCTGCGCGGGCGTGCTCGCCCCGCATACCTGCGCACCTTTTGCGCACTCGCCGCCCTTGGCGTCGTCCCCTTCGCCTCGGCGGCAGACAGCGATCCGCACGCCGACCACTCGATCATCGAGCTGGAGCCCGCGGTCATCACCGCTGTGCAGCAGAGCTCGCCGCTGACCATCGTCACCAACCCCAAGGAAGCGCGGCAGCCAGTGCCGGCCAGCGACGGCACCGACTACCTGAAGACCATCCCCGGCTTCTCCGCCATCAGAAATGGCGGCACCAATGGCGATCCGGTGCTGCGCGGGATGTTCGGCTCGCGCCTGAACCTGCGCACCAATGGCGGGCTGATGATCGGCGCTTGCCCGTTCCGCATGGACGCGCCCAGCTCCTACATCGCACCGGAAACCTTCGACAAGCTGACCGTGGTCAAGGGCCCGGAAACTGTCATATGGGGCCCCGGCGCCTCGGCTGGTACCGTGCGCTTCGACCGTGAGCCCGAGCATTTCGGCGAACTGGGCAGCCGCCTGAACGGCAGCGTCCTGGCTGGCTCCAACGGCCGCTTCGACAAAGTCATCGATGGTGCCGTTGGCGGTCCCCAGGGCTACCTGCGGGTGGTCGGCAACCAGGCCCAGGCCGACGACTACAAGGACGGCAACGGCGATACCGTGCCCTCTCGCTGGGACAAGTGGAACGGCGACGTCGCCGCCGGCTGGACCCCGGATGCCGACACCCTGGTCGAGCTGACCGCCGGCAAGGGTAACGGGAAGGCACGCTACGCCGGGCGCGGCATGGACGGCTCTCAGTTCAAGCGCGAGAGCCTCGGCCTGCGCTTCGAGAAGCGCAACATCAGCGAGGTGTTCCAGAAGCTGGAGGCGCAGGTCTACTACAACTACGCCGACCACATCATGGACAACTTCCGCCTGCGCACCCCCGACCCGAGCAGCATGATGCCCATGCCGATGGCCTCTGAAGTCGACCGGCGCACCGTCGGCGGCCGGGTGGCGGCGACCCTGGACTGGTCCGACTACCAGCTGGTCACCGGCGTCGATGCCCTGCGCAGCGAGCACCGCGAGCGCAACTCCAGCTTCGACATGATGAGCGACACCTTCACCGACACCGACGCCTTCCCATGGACGAAAGACGCGGTGATGCACGACTACGGCGCCTTCGCCGAGCTGACCTGGTACGCCGCCGAGCGCAGCCGGGTGATCGGTGGTGCGCGCCTCGACCGCGCGGACGCCAAGGACTACCGGCAGACCCTCGGCAGCATGTCGATGAGCATGCCCAACCCGACTGCCGGCGATACCCGCAGCGACACCCTGCCCAGCGCCTTCGCCCGCTACGAGCACGACCTGGCCGATTCGCCGACCACGCTGTACGCCGGCCTCGGTTACGTCGAGCGTTTCCCCGACTACTGGGAGCTGTTCTCGCCGAGCAACGGGCCGAGCGGTTCGGTCAACGCATTCGATGCGATCAAGCCGGAGAAGACCACCCAGCTGGACATCGGCGCGCAGTACGACGACGGCAAGCTGCAAGCCTGGGTATCGGCCTACGCCGGCGTGGTGCATGACTTCATCCTGTTCGACTACGACACCGACATGATGGGTATGAGCAGCACCCAGGCGCGCAACATCAACGCGCGGATCATGGGCGGCGAACTGGGCGCCAGCTATCGCCTGGACTCGAACTGGAAGACCGACACCACCCTGGCGTACGCCTGGGGCAAGAACACCACCGATGGTCGCGCCCTGCCGCAGATGCCGCCGCTGGAGGCGCGCCTGGGGCTGACCTACGAACGCGACCTGTGGAGCGTCGGCGGCCTGTGGCGCCTGGTGGCGGCGCAGAACCGCGTGGCCATCGGCGAGGGCAACGTGGTCGGCCAGGACTTCGACAAGACCGGCGGCTTCGGCGTGTTCTCGCTCAATGGCGCCTACAAGCTGAGCAAGAACTTCAAGGTCAGCACCGGCATCGACAACCTCTTCGACAAGGCCTACGCCGAGCACCTCAACCTGGCGGGCGACGCCGGTTTCGGCTTCCCCGGCGACAAGGCGATCAACGAACCGGGTCGCACCTACTGGACCAAAGTGGACTTCAGCTTCTAA
- a CDS encoding PepSY-associated TM helix domain-containing protein yields MKKTVDFYNLAWRWHFYAGLFVAPFMILLAFTGIIYLFKPQLDVLMYRDLLEVQPAAQVLSADEQLARLHQALPQAAVSKYLPPATAESSAQFVASLDGRETNLFVNPYSGELLGSQDAHYNLQAIARALHGELMIGTVGDRLIELAAGWGIVLVVSGVYLWWPRGRGKRGVLVPNREQRGRGWWRELHAVTGFWGAALLLFMLLSGMTWTGYWGESFADVWNRFPAAMWNDVPKSDVQARSLNEAHRQTVPWAMENTPMPVSGAHAEHAGHMAGGSMAAPQIGLQQVVDIARERGVTPGYSISLPKGEEGVFTVSVFADDPRNDATLHVDQYSGKVLADVRWKDYGLVARSVETGVMLHEGKMFGLANQLLMLAVCLMILFSAASGLWLWWLRKPAGRLGVPPLPHALPVWKVGLGIVVLLGIAFPLVGASLLLVWGFDWLVLSRLASGRQAFD; encoded by the coding sequence ATGAAAAAGACCGTGGATTTCTACAACCTGGCCTGGCGTTGGCATTTCTATGCGGGATTGTTCGTCGCGCCCTTCATGATCCTGCTGGCGTTCACCGGGATCATCTATCTGTTCAAGCCGCAGCTCGACGTTTTGATGTACCGCGATCTGCTCGAGGTGCAGCCAGCGGCACAGGTGCTAAGCGCCGACGAGCAACTGGCGCGGCTGCACCAGGCGTTGCCGCAGGCGGCGGTCAGCAAGTACCTGCCGCCGGCGACGGCCGAAAGCAGCGCGCAGTTCGTCGCCAGTCTTGACGGTCGCGAAACCAATCTGTTCGTGAACCCCTACAGCGGCGAGCTGCTCGGCAGCCAGGATGCCCACTACAACCTGCAGGCTATCGCCCGGGCGCTGCACGGTGAGTTGATGATCGGCACCGTCGGCGACCGCCTGATCGAACTGGCCGCCGGCTGGGGCATCGTCCTGGTGGTGTCGGGCGTCTACCTGTGGTGGCCGCGCGGGCGCGGCAAGCGTGGCGTGCTGGTCCCCAACCGCGAGCAGCGTGGGCGTGGCTGGTGGCGCGAGCTGCATGCGGTCACCGGCTTCTGGGGGGCGGCTTTGCTGCTGTTCATGCTGCTCTCGGGGATGACCTGGACCGGCTACTGGGGCGAGTCCTTCGCCGATGTCTGGAACCGCTTCCCGGCGGCGATGTGGAACGACGTGCCCAAGTCCGACGTGCAGGCACGTTCGCTCAACGAAGCGCACCGGCAGACCGTGCCCTGGGCCATGGAGAACACGCCGATGCCGGTTTCCGGCGCCCATGCCGAGCACGCCGGACATATGGCGGGTGGCTCGATGGCCGCGCCGCAGATTGGCTTGCAGCAGGTAGTCGACATCGCTCGCGAGCGTGGGGTGACGCCGGGCTACAGCATCAGCCTGCCCAAAGGCGAGGAGGGCGTATTCACCGTTTCGGTGTTTGCCGACGACCCGCGCAACGACGCCACCCTGCATGTCGACCAGTACAGCGGCAAGGTCCTCGCCGACGTGCGCTGGAAGGACTACGGCCTCGTGGCACGCAGCGTCGAGACAGGCGTGATGCTGCACGAGGGCAAGATGTTCGGCCTGGCCAACCAGCTGCTGATGCTCGCCGTCTGCCTGATGATCCTGTTCAGCGCCGCCAGCGGCCTGTGGTTGTGGTGGCTGCGCAAGCCGGCCGGGCGCCTGGGCGTGCCTCCGCTGCCGCATGCCTTGCCGGTGTGGAAGGTTGGCCTGGGCATCGTGGTGCTGCTGGGCATTGCCTTCCCCCTGGTAGGCGCGTCGCTGCTGCTGGTCTGGGGCTTCGACTGGCTGGTGCTTTCGCGCCTGGCTAGTGGGCGCCAGGCCTTCGATTGA
- a CDS encoding copper chaperone PCu(A)C, whose translation MRKTLLAFAALLSFSAPLLAHEYKAGDLEIEHPWSLLLPAVSANGAAYFVVHNHGKSADRLVGADTERAASAEVHEHVMKDGMMKMQKVEGVDIPAGGTLTFAPGHYHLMLFGLKKPLADGERFPVTLHFQKAGDVKVEVEVQKQAPGAAEHDDHDMSDMPGMKMN comes from the coding sequence ATGCGCAAAACCCTGCTGGCCTTCGCGGCCCTGCTGTCCTTCTCCGCTCCGCTTCTGGCCCACGAGTACAAGGCTGGCGACCTCGAGATCGAACATCCCTGGTCGCTGCTGCTGCCGGCCGTCTCGGCAAACGGCGCGGCCTATTTCGTCGTGCACAACCACGGCAAGTCCGCCGATCGCCTGGTCGGTGCCGACACCGAGCGCGCTGCCAGTGCCGAAGTGCACGAGCACGTGATGAAGGACGGCATGATGAAGATGCAAAAGGTCGAAGGCGTGGACATTCCCGCCGGCGGCACCCTGACCTTCGCACCCGGCCACTACCACCTGATGCTGTTCGGCCTGAAGAAGCCGCTGGCCGACGGAGAGCGTTTCCCGGTGACCCTGCATTTCCAGAAGGCCGGCGACGTGAAGGTCGAGGTCGAGGTCCAGAAGCAGGCACCGGGCGCTGCCGAGCATGACGACCACGATATGTCCGACATGCCGGGCATGAAGATGAACTGA
- a CDS encoding M23 family metallopeptidase, whose protein sequence is MLRAFCLLAATLLALPVHAEGFISRTLNKPVPGGVAVIQLGNEGPAPTARYQGKPVLVVKEEGRDWIAIVGIPLTTKPGQQQVQVQQAGQARALPFTIGSKHYREQRITLKNTRQVNPLPEDLARINRELAEQTAAYRSFSPGTPSNLVLDKPVNGPLSSPFGLRRFFNGEERNPHSGLDFAVPAGTPIKTPAAGKVILIGNYFFNGNTVFVDHGQGFISMFCHMSKIDVRLGQQLARGDVVGRVGATGRATGPHMHWNVSLNDARVDPAIFIGAFKP, encoded by the coding sequence ATGCTCCGCGCCTTCTGCCTCCTCGCCGCCACCCTCCTCGCCCTGCCCGTCCATGCCGAAGGCTTCATCAGCCGCACCCTGAACAAACCGGTGCCCGGCGGCGTGGCCGTGATTCAGTTGGGTAACGAAGGCCCGGCGCCGACCGCGCGCTACCAGGGCAAGCCTGTGTTGGTGGTAAAGGAAGAGGGGCGTGACTGGATCGCCATCGTCGGCATCCCGCTGACGACCAAGCCGGGCCAGCAGCAGGTTCAGGTGCAGCAAGCCGGTCAGGCGCGCGCCCTACCCTTCACGATTGGCAGCAAGCATTACCGTGAGCAGCGCATCACCCTGAAGAACACCCGCCAGGTCAATCCGCTGCCCGAGGACCTGGCGCGGATCAACCGCGAGCTGGCCGAACAGACCGCCGCCTACCGCAGCTTCAGCCCTGGCACGCCGAGCAACCTGGTGCTCGACAAGCCAGTAAACGGCCCGCTTTCGAGCCCCTTCGGCCTGCGCCGCTTCTTCAATGGCGAAGAACGCAACCCGCACTCCGGGCTGGACTTCGCCGTACCCGCCGGCACGCCGATCAAGACGCCGGCCGCGGGCAAGGTCATCCTGATCGGCAACTACTTCTTCAACGGCAACACCGTGTTCGTCGACCACGGCCAGGGCTTCATCAGCATGTTCTGCCACATGTCGAAAATCGACGTGCGCCTGGGCCAGCAGCTCGCCCGCGGCGACGTGGTCGGCCGCGTCGGCGCCACCGGCCGCGCCACCGGGCCGCACATGCACTGGAACGTCAGCCTCAACGACGCCCGCGTCGACCCGGCGATCTTCATCGGCGCCTTCAAGCCCTGA
- a CDS encoding M15 family metallopeptidase yields MTDLLAAIPEAPEPDWATAFRMPIVECGEPMEALGTSQGFLVWPAYHRLGIPNALPECHARAGVFARLLQAAKLLPDGLRLVVLDAWRPFAVQQHLYDTLYDILRQHEPNADPAELTRRTREFVAPPSTRAEAPSPHLTGGAVDISLCDQDGRWLDMGSLFDEATPRSYTRHYEDATDGHGRAIRDRRRLLFNVMREVGFSNLSSEWWHYDYGDQLWAWHTGAPAAIYGPAQVPSLEQLWRQQLHNLRP; encoded by the coding sequence GTGACCGACCTGCTCGCCGCCATCCCCGAAGCGCCGGAGCCCGATTGGGCCACGGCCTTCCGCATGCCCATCGTCGAATGCGGCGAGCCCATGGAAGCGCTGGGCACCAGCCAGGGCTTCCTGGTCTGGCCGGCCTACCATCGCCTGGGCATCCCCAATGCGCTGCCCGAATGCCACGCCCGCGCCGGCGTGTTCGCGCGCCTGCTGCAGGCGGCGAAGCTGCTGCCCGACGGCCTGCGCCTGGTGGTGCTGGATGCCTGGCGGCCCTTCGCCGTCCAGCAGCATCTCTACGACACCCTCTACGACATCCTCCGCCAGCACGAACCGAACGCCGATCCGGCCGAGCTGACCCGTCGCACCCGCGAGTTCGTCGCCCCGCCGAGCACCCGCGCCGAAGCGCCGAGCCCGCACCTGACCGGCGGCGCCGTGGACATCAGCCTCTGCGATCAAGACGGCCGCTGGCTCGATATGGGCAGCCTGTTCGACGAAGCGACCCCGCGCTCCTACACCCGGCATTACGAAGACGCCACCGACGGCCACGGCCGCGCCATCCGCGACCGCCGCCGGCTGTTGTTCAACGTCATGCGCGAAGTCGGCTTCAGCAACCTGTCCAGCGAATGGTGGCACTACGACTACGGCGACCAGCTGTGGGCCTGGCACACCGGCGCGCCAGCGGCGATCTACGGCCCGGCGCAGGTTCCATCGCTGGAGCAACTGTGGCGCCAGCAACTGCACAACCTGCGACCGTAG
- the xseA gene encoding exodeoxyribonuclease VII large subunit, translating into MFKDPFQRLGLDREVLTVSQLNQRARQLLEDVFPQVWVEGEISNLARPASGHLYFTLKDSNAQVRCALFRQNALRVRQALRDGLAVKVRGKVSLFEGRGDYQLIADAVEPAGDGALRLAFEALKEKLAAEGLFSPERKRPLPAHPQRIGIVSSPTGAVIRDIISVFRRRAPQVELTLVPTAVQGREATLQIVRALQLADAKGFDAIILARGGGSLEDLWCFNEEAVARAIAACATPVVSAVGHETDVSIADFVADVRAPTPSAAAELLAPHTGDLQQRLDSLRRRLILRIQDRLTRERLRLEGTARRLRHPGERLRQQAQRLDDLDMRLRRAFERQLQVRNERLARLQTRLQAHHPGRALALLRQKLDSLAARLPHATRAILRERRQRLDGLAQNLHIVSPLATLGRGYSILLDERGQAVRRAAQAQPGQRLKAKLGEGELDVRVEDNHQTPVTLSLLD; encoded by the coding sequence ATGTTCAAAGACCCTTTCCAACGGCTCGGCCTCGACCGTGAGGTGCTGACCGTCAGCCAGCTCAACCAGCGCGCCCGCCAGCTCCTGGAGGACGTGTTCCCGCAGGTGTGGGTCGAAGGCGAGATCTCCAACCTCGCCCGCCCGGCTTCCGGCCACCTCTATTTCACCTTGAAGGACAGCAACGCCCAGGTGCGCTGCGCGCTGTTCCGGCAGAACGCCCTGCGCGTGCGCCAGGCGCTGCGCGACGGCCTGGCCGTTAAGGTGCGCGGCAAGGTCTCGCTGTTCGAAGGACGTGGCGACTACCAACTGATCGCCGATGCCGTCGAGCCCGCCGGTGACGGCGCCCTGCGCCTGGCCTTCGAGGCACTTAAAGAGAAGCTGGCCGCCGAGGGGCTGTTCTCCCCCGAGCGCAAACGGCCGCTGCCGGCTCACCCGCAACGCATCGGTATCGTCAGCTCGCCCACCGGCGCAGTGATCCGCGACATCATCAGCGTCTTCCGCCGCCGCGCGCCGCAGGTCGAGCTGACCCTCGTACCTACTGCCGTTCAGGGTCGCGAAGCCACGCTGCAAATCGTCCGTGCCCTGCAACTGGCCGACGCCAAGGGCTTCGACGCCATCATCCTGGCCCGGGGCGGCGGCTCGCTGGAGGACCTCTGGTGCTTCAACGAAGAAGCCGTGGCTCGCGCCATCGCCGCCTGCGCCACGCCGGTGGTCAGTGCGGTCGGCCATGAGACGGACGTTTCCATCGCCGACTTCGTCGCCGACGTCCGCGCGCCCACGCCCTCCGCCGCCGCCGAACTGCTGGCCCCGCACACCGGTGACTTGCAACAGCGCCTCGACAGCCTGCGCCGCCGCTTGATCCTGCGTATCCAGGACCGCCTGACCCGCGAGCGCCTGCGCCTGGAAGGCACCGCCCGGCGCCTGCGCCACCCCGGCGAGCGCCTGCGCCAGCAGGCCCAGCGCCTCGACGACCTGGACATGCGCCTGCGCCGTGCCTTCGAGCGCCAGCTGCAAGTCCGCAACGAACGCCTGGCCCGCCTGCAGACCCGCCTGCAGGCCCATCACCCCGGCCGCGCCCTGGCGCTGCTGCGGCAGAAACTCGACAGCCTGGCCGCGCGACTACCCCATGCGACCCGGGCGATCCTTCGCGAGCGCCGCCAGCGTCTCGACGGCCTGGCGCAGAACCTGCACATCGTCAGCCCGCTGGCCACCCTCGGCCGCGGCTACAGCATCCTCCTCGACGAACGCGGCCAGGCCGTGCGCCGCGCCGCCCAGGCCCAGCCCGGCCAGCGCCTGAAGGCGAAGCTTGGCGAGGGCGAGCTGGACGTGCGGGTGGAGGACAATCACCAGACGCCCGTCACCCTCTCCCTGCTGGACTGA
- the guaB gene encoding IMP dehydrogenase — protein sequence MLRISQEALTFDDVLLIPGYSEVLPKDVSLKTRLTRGIELNIPLVSAAMDTVTESRLAIAMAQEGGIGIIHKNMSIEQQAAEVRKVKKHETAIVRDPVTVTPSTKIIELLQIAREYGFSGFPVVEEGELVGIVTGRDLRVKPNVGDSVSAIMTPKEKLVTAREGTALEEIKAALYENRIEKMLIVDDKFRLTGLVTFRDIEKAKTYPLASKDDLGRLRVGAAVGTGADTGERVAALVAAGVDVVVVDTAHGHSKGVIDRVRWVKENFPQVQVIGGNIATGEAAKALAEAGADAVKVGIGPGSICTTRIVAGVGVPQISAIANVAAALEGTGVPLIADGGIRFSGDLAKAMVAGAYCVMMGSMFAGTEEAPGEIELFQGRSYKSYRGMGSLGAMAGSTGSSDRYFQDASAGAEKLVPEGIEGRVPYKGQLTAIVHQLMGGLRAAMGYTGSADIQDMRTKPQFVRITGAGMAESHVHDVQITKEAPNYRVG from the coding sequence ATGCTGCGCATCAGTCAAGAAGCCCTGACGTTCGACGACGTCCTCCTGATCCCCGGATATTCCGAAGTTCTGCCCAAGGACGTGAGCCTGAAGACCCGTCTGACTCGCGGCATCGAACTGAACATTCCGCTGGTCTCCGCCGCCATGGATACCGTGACCGAATCCCGCCTGGCCATCGCCATGGCGCAGGAAGGCGGCATCGGCATCATCCACAAGAACATGAGCATCGAGCAGCAGGCTGCCGAAGTCCGCAAGGTCAAGAAGCACGAGACCGCCATCGTTCGCGACCCGGTCACCGTGACCCCCTCGACCAAGATCATCGAGCTGCTGCAGATCGCCCGCGAATACGGCTTCTCCGGCTTCCCGGTGGTGGAAGAGGGCGAGCTGGTCGGCATCGTCACCGGCCGCGACCTGCGCGTTAAGCCGAACGTCGGCGACAGCGTCTCCGCGATCATGACTCCCAAGGAAAAGCTGGTCACCGCCCGCGAAGGCACCGCGCTGGAAGAAATCAAGGCCGCGCTCTACGAGAACCGCATCGAGAAGATGCTGATCGTCGACGACAAATTCCGCCTCACTGGCCTGGTGACCTTCCGTGACATCGAGAAGGCCAAGACTTACCCGCTGGCGTCCAAGGACGACCTGGGTCGCCTGCGTGTCGGCGCAGCCGTCGGCACCGGCGCCGACACCGGCGAGCGCGTAGCCGCACTGGTTGCCGCTGGCGTCGACGTGGTTGTCGTCGACACCGCCCACGGCCACTCCAAGGGTGTCATCGACCGCGTTCGCTGGGTGAAGGAAAACTTCCCGCAGGTGCAGGTCATCGGCGGCAACATCGCTACCGGCGAAGCCGCCAAGGCGCTGGCCGAAGCGGGCGCTGACGCCGTGAAGGTCGGTATCGGCCCGGGCTCCATCTGCACCACCCGTATCGTCGCTGGCGTGGGCGTACCGCAGATTTCCGCCATCGCCAACGTCGCTGCTGCGCTCGAAGGCACCGGCGTTCCGCTGATCGCCGACGGCGGCATCCGCTTCTCCGGCGACCTGGCCAAGGCCATGGTGGCTGGCGCCTACTGCGTGATGATGGGCTCCATGTTCGCCGGTACCGAAGAAGCGCCGGGCGAAATCGAGCTGTTCCAGGGCCGCTCCTACAAGTCCTACCGTGGTATGGGCTCCCTGGGCGCCATGGCCGGTTCGACCGGTTCCTCCGACCGCTACTTCCAGGATGCCTCCGCCGGCGCCGAGAAGCTGGTGCCCGAAGGCATCGAAGGTCGCGTGCCGTACAAGGGCCAGCTGACCGCCATCGTTCACCAGCTGATGGGTGGCCTGCGCGCCGCCATGGGCTACACCGGCAGCGCCGACATCCAGGACATGCGCACCAAGCCGCAGTTCGTGCGGATCACCGGCGCCGGCATGGCCGAGTCCCATGTGCACGACGTGCAGATCACCAAGGAAGCCCCGAACTACCGAGTAGGTTGA
- the guaA gene encoding glutamine-hydrolyzing GMP synthase, giving the protein MAQDIHAHRILILDFGSQYTQLIARRVREIGVYCEIHPFDMSNDDIRAFAPRGIILAGGPESVHEQDSPRAPQAVFDLNVPLFGICYGMQTMAEQLGGKVQGSDLREFGYARVDVVGKARLLDGIEDHVDDDGVLGLDVWMSHGDKVTSMPAGFHILASTPSCPIAAMADDSRAYYGVQFHPEVTHTKQGGRILSRFILEICGCEALWTPSNIVNDAIATVRAQVGTSKVLLGLSGGVDSSVVAALLHKAIGDQLTCVFVDNGLLRLHEGDQVMAMFAENMGVKVIRANAEEKFLGRLAGVADPEQKRKIIGKTFIEVFDEEATKLQDVKFLAQGTIYPDVIESAGAKTGKAHVIKSHHNVGGLPEDMQFELVEPLRELFKDEVRKIGLELGLPYDMVYRHPFPGPGLGVRILGEVKKEYADLLRRADHIFIEELRNFDWYHKTSQAFVVFQPVKSVGVVGDGRRYAWVVALRAVETIDFMTARWAHLPYELLEKVSNRIINEIEGISRVTYDVSSKPPATIEWE; this is encoded by the coding sequence ATGGCCCAAGACATTCACGCTCACCGGATCCTGATCCTGGACTTCGGCTCCCAGTACACCCAGCTGATCGCCCGCCGCGTTCGCGAGATCGGCGTGTACTGCGAAATCCACCCGTTCGACATGAGCAACGACGACATCCGCGCCTTCGCCCCGCGCGGCATCATCCTGGCCGGCGGCCCGGAGTCGGTGCACGAGCAGGACAGCCCGCGCGCGCCGCAGGCCGTGTTCGACCTGAATGTGCCGCTGTTCGGCATCTGCTACGGCATGCAGACCATGGCCGAGCAGCTGGGCGGCAAGGTGCAGGGTTCGGACCTGCGCGAGTTCGGCTACGCCCGCGTCGACGTAGTCGGCAAGGCACGCCTGCTCGACGGCATCGAGGATCACGTGGATGACGACGGCGTGCTCGGCCTCGACGTGTGGATGAGCCACGGCGACAAGGTCACCTCGATGCCGGCCGGCTTCCATATCCTGGCCAGCACCCCGAGCTGCCCGATCGCCGCCATGGCTGACGACAGCCGCGCCTACTACGGCGTGCAGTTCCACCCGGAAGTGACCCACACCAAGCAGGGCGGCCGCATCCTCTCGCGCTTCATCCTGGAAATCTGCGGCTGCGAAGCCCTGTGGACCCCGTCGAACATCGTCAACGATGCCATCGCCACTGTCCGCGCCCAGGTCGGTACTTCCAAGGTGCTGCTGGGCCTGTCCGGCGGCGTCGACTCCTCGGTGGTCGCGGCCCTGCTGCACAAGGCCATCGGCGACCAGCTGACCTGCGTGTTCGTCGACAACGGCCTGCTGCGCCTGCACGAAGGCGACCAGGTGATGGCCATGTTCGCCGAGAACATGGGCGTCAAGGTGATCCGCGCCAATGCCGAAGAGAAGTTCCTCGGCCGCCTGGCCGGCGTCGCCGACCCGGAGCAGAAGCGCAAGATCATCGGCAAGACCTTCATCGAGGTCTTCGACGAGGAAGCCACCAAGCTGCAGGACGTGAAGTTCCTCGCCCAGGGCACCATCTACCCGGACGTGATCGAGTCGGCGGGCGCCAAGACCGGCAAGGCCCACGTGATCAAGTCGCACCACAACGTCGGCGGCCTGCCCGAAGACATGCAGTTCGAACTGGTCGAGCCGCTGCGCGAGCTGTTCAAGGACGAAGTCCGCAAGATCGGCCTGGAGCTGGGCCTGCCCTACGACATGGTCTACCGCCACCCGTTCCCGGGCCCGGGCCTGGGCGTGCGCATCCTCGGCGAAGTGAAGAAGGAATACGCCGACCTGCTGCGTCGCGCGGACCACATCTTCATCGAAGAACTGCGCAACTTCGACTGGTACCACAAGACCAGCCAGGCCTTCGTGGTCTTCCAACCGGTGAAATCGGTCGGCGTGGTCGGTGACGGCCGTCGCTACGCCTGGGTCGTGGCCCTGCGCGCAGTGGAGACCATCGACTTCATGACCGCACGCTGGGCGCACCTGCCCTACGAGCTGCTGGAGAAGGTCAGCAACCGCATCATCAACGAGATCGAAGGCATCTCCCGCGTTACCTACGACGTGTCGAGCAAACCGCCGGCGACCATCGAGTGGGAATGA